The following proteins come from a genomic window of Streptomyces sp. ALI-76-A:
- the paaA gene encoding 1,2-phenylacetyl-CoA epoxidase subunit PaaA codes for MIAQGETIEPRDWMPDGYRRMLIRQIAQHAHSEIIGMQPEGAWLTRAPSLHRKSVLIAKVQDEAGHGLYLYSAAETLGVDRADLLDALHRGQQRASATFNHPALTWADTGAIAWLTDGAAVINQAPLCRTSYGPYARAMRRVCQEEAFHVRQGYDLMRALCEGTPEQKEMAQDAVDRWWLPAVALMFGPPDTEAGGADARTAALGAAVSRRAMAWGIKRHTNDELRQRFVDQCVPQAERLGLTLPDPAIRWNEERGHYDFTPIDWDTYREALGDDTHWARQRIAHRRAAHDDGAWVREAAAAYAARAAAGAPPAGAAAGERTESGGTDGARSGVTTPQWTEEHA; via the coding sequence CTGATCGCCCAGGGCGAGACGATCGAACCGCGCGACTGGATGCCCGACGGATACCGCCGCATGCTGATCCGTCAGATCGCCCAGCACGCCCACTCCGAGATCATCGGCATGCAGCCGGAGGGCGCCTGGCTCACCCGTGCCCCCTCCCTGCACCGCAAGTCGGTCCTCATCGCCAAGGTCCAGGACGAGGCGGGCCACGGCCTGTACCTGTACTCGGCGGCCGAGACGCTGGGCGTGGACCGCGCCGACCTGCTGGACGCCCTGCACCGGGGACAGCAGCGCGCCTCGGCCACGTTCAACCACCCCGCGCTCACCTGGGCCGACACCGGGGCCATCGCGTGGCTGACGGACGGCGCCGCCGTCATCAACCAGGCACCCCTGTGCCGCACCTCGTACGGGCCGTACGCCAGGGCGATGCGCCGCGTCTGCCAGGAGGAGGCCTTCCACGTACGGCAGGGCTACGACCTGATGCGCGCCCTGTGCGAAGGGACGCCGGAGCAGAAGGAGATGGCGCAGGACGCGGTGGACCGCTGGTGGCTGCCGGCCGTGGCGCTCATGTTCGGGCCGCCCGACACCGAGGCGGGCGGTGCCGACGCGCGGACGGCCGCACTGGGCGCCGCGGTCTCCCGCCGCGCGATGGCCTGGGGCATCAAGCGCCACACCAACGACGAGCTGCGCCAGCGCTTCGTCGACCAGTGCGTCCCGCAGGCCGAACGCCTCGGCCTGACCCTGCCCGACCCGGCGATCCGCTGGAACGAGGAGCGTGGCCACTACGACTTCACCCCCATCGACTGGGACACCTACCGCGAGGCACTGGGCGACGACACCCACTGGGCGCGGCAGCGGATCGCGCACCGCAGGGCCGCGCACGACGACGGAGCGTGGGTGCGGGAGGCGGCCGCCGCGTACGCCGCCCGTGCGGCCGCGGGCGCCCCGCCGGCCGGAGCGGCCGCCGGGGAACGGACGGAGAGCGGCGGCACGGACGGGGCGCGGTCCGGCGTGACCACCCCGCAGTGGACGGAGGAGCACGCATGA
- a CDS encoding TetR/AcrR family transcriptional regulator — translation MMANVAKAKTRTFTQKARRAQIVQAAIETLAESGYAKASFSRISRQAKLSSTGMISYHFSGKPELFAEVAGTVVGRAGEFTAARIADESTHRGRLSAYIRACSDFIARHPLEARALMEIARLVRDGQIAGLDDVRDSVTSVDRLVELLEQGRTAGEFGSFDCPTMALAVRGALDNVLRHHMCSSPDQLHYVTQELVAMFDRCTRPA, via the coding sequence ATGATGGCCAACGTAGCTAAGGCGAAGACTCGCACATTCACACAGAAAGCACGGCGAGCGCAGATAGTCCAGGCGGCTATCGAGACTCTCGCCGAAAGCGGCTACGCGAAGGCGTCGTTCAGCAGGATCTCGCGGCAGGCGAAACTCAGCAGTACGGGGATGATCTCCTACCACTTCTCCGGAAAGCCGGAACTGTTCGCGGAGGTGGCCGGCACCGTCGTCGGCCGGGCGGGGGAATTCACGGCCGCCCGCATCGCCGACGAGTCGACCCACCGCGGCAGACTGAGCGCGTACATCAGGGCCTGTTCCGACTTCATCGCCCGTCACCCTCTGGAGGCGCGAGCGCTCATGGAGATCGCCCGTCTGGTCCGGGACGGGCAGATCGCCGGGCTGGACGATGTCCGGGACAGCGTCACGTCGGTGGACAGGCTCGTCGAGCTGCTGGAACAGGGGCGTACCGCGGGCGAGTTCGGCTCCTTCGACTGCCCGACCATGGCCCTGGCCGTGCGCGGTGCCCTGGACAACGTGCTGCGCCATCACATGTGCAGTTCGCCTGATCAACTCCACTACGTCACACAGGAGTTGGTCGCGATGTTCGACCGCTGCACCAGGCCCGCGTAA
- a CDS encoding alpha/beta fold hydrolase, with translation MRSRAISAFAAEEERRVLSLKPVLAPAHGRYGDHPHQSYDAWPSDDPDAPLVILLHGGYWRYDRMHLTPFAAYLSQRGFDVLLPGFRRSGGAGGYPETFDDVARIVDTLPQGRPYVLAGHCSGGHLALWCAARGLLPPGSRWHTRTLPTSVLALAPITDLTATRRDDLSDGAALQLLGGKDAFDRRLPEVDPLTLLREAGTTGVPTVLLHGAVDEEVPLTQFSDYAAVHHDLRTVVLPGTGHYTLIEPGASGARTVAETLREMAADFGPRRSGRTAEEATHR, from the coding sequence GTGAGGTCTAGGGCCATCTCCGCCTTCGCGGCCGAGGAGGAGAGGCGGGTGCTGAGCCTGAAGCCGGTGCTGGCGCCGGCGCACGGCCGCTACGGGGACCACCCGCACCAGTCCTACGACGCCTGGCCGTCCGACGACCCCGACGCGCCGCTGGTGATCCTGCTGCACGGCGGTTACTGGCGCTACGACCGGATGCATCTGACCCCCTTCGCGGCCTACCTCTCGCAGCGGGGCTTCGACGTCCTGCTTCCCGGCTTCCGCCGCTCCGGCGGCGCGGGCGGCTACCCCGAGACCTTCGACGACGTCGCCCGGATCGTGGACACCCTGCCGCAGGGACGGCCCTACGTCCTGGCGGGCCACTGCTCCGGCGGCCACCTGGCACTGTGGTGCGCCGCCCGCGGGCTGCTGCCCCCCGGCTCGCGCTGGCACACCCGCACGCTGCCCACGAGCGTGCTCGCCCTCGCACCGATCACCGACCTCACCGCCACCCGGCGCGACGACCTCAGCGACGGCGCGGCCTTGCAACTCCTGGGCGGGAAGGACGCGTTCGACCGGCGACTGCCCGAGGTCGACCCGCTGACCCTGCTGCGCGAGGCCGGCACGACCGGGGTGCCCACCGTGCTGCTGCACGGGGCCGTCGACGAGGAGGTCCCGCTCACGCAGTTCAGCGACTACGCGGCCGTCCACCACGACCTGCGGACCGTCGTCCTGCCCGGCACCGGCCACTACACCCTCATCGAGCCCGGAGCATCCGGCGCCCGCACGGTCGCCGAGACCCTGCGGGAGATGGCGGCCGACTTCGGCCCGCGGCGATCCGGCCGGACGGCCGAGGAGGCCACTCACCGATGA
- a CDS encoding acyl carrier protein has product MSTIRELLVELTGTTEYADTMGDDVDLAASGIDSGDLVRLVLLVEQRLGVEITAEDMEKLRTIADYERFVAEHSVAGATGGA; this is encoded by the coding sequence ATGAGCACCATCAGGGAGTTGCTGGTCGAACTCACCGGCACGACCGAGTACGCGGACACGATGGGCGACGACGTCGACCTCGCCGCCAGCGGCATCGATTCCGGAGACCTGGTGCGTCTCGTCCTGCTCGTCGAGCAGCGGCTCGGCGTGGAGATCACCGCGGAGGACATGGAGAAGCTGCGCACGATCGCCGACTACGAGCGCTTCGTCGCCGAGCACTCCGTCGCCGGTGCCACCGGCGGTGCGTGA
- a CDS encoding VC0807 family protein, which yields MAPAAEGRPSSRWGFVITVLCDIVLPVGLYYVLRAAGAGEITALLLSGSAPALHTLHSAVRHRRLDTIGVFTLALLLVSAVGSLMTSDPRIALARNGLFTALAGVWLLVTLYTGRPFTYQALRTLLPGRTTALEKLWETDPAFRRVWRGLTVLWGVGLLVDALLRVILAYTLPVDTVPAVDGALYAVSWIALQIITQVVLYRTRTLAKIFGDRMPGRRVSSPAGTDEGRAR from the coding sequence GTGGCGCCGGCAGCCGAGGGGCGCCCCTCCTCCCGCTGGGGCTTCGTCATCACCGTGCTGTGCGACATCGTGCTGCCGGTCGGGCTCTACTACGTGCTGCGCGCCGCCGGAGCGGGTGAGATCACCGCTCTGCTGTTGAGCGGCTCCGCGCCCGCGCTGCACACCCTGCACTCCGCGGTCCGCCACCGGAGGCTGGACACCATCGGGGTCTTCACCCTGGCCCTGCTCCTGGTGAGTGCCGTGGGGTCACTGATGACATCAGACCCGCGCATCGCGCTGGCGCGCAACGGTCTGTTCACGGCACTCGCCGGCGTGTGGCTGCTGGTGACGCTGTACACCGGACGGCCGTTCACATATCAGGCTCTGCGCACGCTGCTGCCCGGGCGGACGACGGCACTGGAGAAGCTGTGGGAGACGGACCCGGCCTTCCGGCGAGTCTGGCGCGGGCTGACGGTCCTGTGGGGCGTGGGTCTGCTGGTCGACGCACTGCTGCGCGTGATTCTCGCGTACACCCTGCCCGTCGACACCGTGCCCGCCGTGGACGGCGCCCTGTACGCCGTGTCCTGGATCGCGCTGCAGATCATCACCCAGGTGGTGCTGTACCGGACGCGCACCCTGGCCAAGATCTTCGGCGACCGCATGCCGGGCCGCCGCGTCTCCTCCCCGGCCGGGACGGACGAGGGCCGAGCCCGCTGA
- the paaD gene encoding 1,2-phenylacetyl-CoA epoxidase subunit PaaD codes for MAPCPVHEVRERVEAIPDPELPVIGLGDLGVVGAVAPDADGVLEVEITPTYLGCPALPAITAAVRDVLTACGHPDGRVRQVLSPPWTTDRITPEGRRKLAANGIAPPVSPAPGGPVPVELGGVPCPHCGSRATRPHSDFGPSRCQSVLWCTACREPFPHLTAL; via the coding sequence ATGGCCCCCTGCCCCGTCCACGAGGTGCGGGAGCGGGTGGAGGCGATCCCGGACCCGGAGCTGCCGGTGATCGGCCTGGGCGACCTCGGTGTGGTGGGCGCGGTCGCCCCGGACGCCGACGGGGTCCTGGAGGTGGAGATCACCCCCACGTATCTGGGCTGCCCCGCACTGCCCGCGATCACCGCCGCGGTACGGGACGTCCTGACCGCCTGCGGTCACCCCGACGGCCGCGTACGGCAGGTCCTGTCCCCGCCCTGGACGACGGACCGCATCACCCCCGAGGGACGCCGAAAGCTCGCCGCCAACGGCATCGCCCCGCCCGTGTCCCCGGCCCCCGGAGGACCGGTCCCGGTCGAGCTGGGCGGGGTGCCCTGCCCGCACTGCGGTTCGCGGGCCACCCGACCGCACAGTGACTTCGGGCCGTCCCGTTGCCAGTCGGTGCTGTGGTGCACGGCGTGCCGTGAGCCCTTCCCCCACCTGACCGCGCTGTGA
- a CDS encoding tryptophan 2,3-dioxygenase family protein, with the protein MNNSTSALAEPTTDDSLTRPFTGASPYDAYVHASVLNSLQHPLTEAPDEMGFLVTTQVMELWFTLIVHEWRTAHVAFAKDELGAAMDALVRSRRALTALNGAWAPIAALTPAQFNGFRAAFGQASGFQSAMYRHMEFLLGDKSAGMLRAHRGDPAVHEALAETYREPSLYDEVLAFLYRQGLPVPCGVRERDVTSPYTSDPGVVEVWRHIYAGPRHHPHLALGELLTDIAELVTRWRFEHVLVVRRAMGSKPGSAGSAGLAWLEKRAARPVFPELWEVRGEV; encoded by the coding sequence ATGAACAACAGCACGTCCGCGCTCGCCGAACCGACGACGGACGACTCCCTGACCCGGCCCTTCACGGGCGCGAGCCCCTACGACGCGTACGTCCACGCGTCCGTCCTCAACTCGTTGCAGCACCCGCTCACGGAAGCCCCGGACGAGATGGGCTTCCTCGTCACCACCCAGGTGATGGAGCTGTGGTTCACGCTGATCGTGCACGAGTGGCGCACGGCACACGTGGCCTTCGCCAAGGACGAGCTGGGCGCGGCCATGGACGCGCTGGTGCGCAGCCGCCGCGCGCTGACCGCGCTCAACGGCGCCTGGGCGCCCATCGCCGCGCTCACCCCCGCCCAGTTCAACGGTTTCCGGGCCGCGTTCGGCCAGGCGTCGGGCTTCCAGTCGGCGATGTACCGGCACATGGAGTTCCTCCTCGGCGACAAGTCGGCCGGGATGCTGCGCGCCCACCGGGGCGATCCGGCCGTCCACGAGGCGCTCGCGGAGACCTACCGGGAGCCGTCCCTGTACGACGAGGTGCTGGCGTTCCTGTACCGGCAGGGCCTGCCCGTGCCGTGCGGCGTCCGCGAACGCGATGTCACCAGCCCGTACACCTCCGACCCCGGAGTGGTGGAGGTGTGGCGGCACATCTACGCCGGCCCGCGGCACCACCCCCACCTCGCGCTGGGTGAACTGCTCACGGACATCGCCGAGCTGGTCACCCGCTGGCGGTTCGAACACGTCCTGGTGGTGCGCCGTGCCATGGGCTCCAAGCCGGGCAGCGCGGGCTCCGCCGGCCTGGCGTGGCTGGAGAAGCGCGCGGCCCGCCCGGTCTTCCCCGAACTCTGGGAGGTGCGCGGTGAGGTCTAG
- a CDS encoding 2Fe-2S iron-sulfur cluster-binding protein has product MLVDRDLGTRPRTGWHRLEVTEVRRLTDDAVAVGLEVPDALREVFAHRPGQHVVVRHHRADGELRRSYSVCPPPHDPQALRLVIKRGGPDGFGAHATSRLAPGDRLELSPPTGAFALPDLPGAHHVLLAGGSGITPLAAMAAHALRRDPACRVSLVHSVPTAADALLADELAELKDAFLDRFTVLYVLTREDRGHGEGPLSGRLDAGSLPRLLAAVDARPGPDTAFALCGPPGLADTARQALRDRGTDPALVRSELFTVAGPAEGVPETAEPAPAGQTRVTARLDGRHRAATFLPRDTAILDALLRAHPDVPYACREGVCGSCRAKVLSGRVAAEGQYALDEDDRAAGYTLVCRARPSTPEVALDFDA; this is encoded by the coding sequence GTGCTCGTCGACCGGGACCTCGGCACGCGCCCGCGCACCGGCTGGCATCGCCTGGAGGTCACCGAGGTGCGGCGGCTGACCGACGACGCCGTGGCCGTCGGCCTGGAGGTGCCCGACGCCCTGCGCGAGGTCTTCGCGCACCGGCCCGGCCAGCACGTCGTCGTCCGGCATCACCGTGCCGACGGCGAACTGCGTCGCAGCTATTCGGTCTGCCCGCCGCCGCACGACCCCCAGGCGCTCCGCCTGGTGATCAAACGGGGCGGACCCGACGGCTTCGGTGCCCACGCCACCAGCCGCCTCGCGCCCGGTGACCGTCTCGAACTCTCCCCGCCCACGGGCGCCTTCGCCCTGCCGGACCTGCCGGGCGCCCACCACGTCCTGCTCGCGGGCGGCTCCGGCATCACCCCGCTGGCCGCCATGGCCGCCCACGCGCTGCGCCGGGACCCGGCCTGCCGCGTCTCCCTCGTCCACTCGGTCCCCACCGCCGCGGACGCCCTGCTGGCCGACGAACTCGCGGAACTCAAGGACGCGTTCCTCGACCGGTTCACCGTCCTGTACGTCCTGACCCGCGAGGACCGCGGCCACGGGGAGGGCCCGCTCAGCGGGCGGCTCGACGCCGGAAGCCTGCCCCGTCTGCTTGCCGCGGTGGACGCCCGCCCCGGCCCGGACACCGCGTTCGCCCTGTGCGGTCCGCCCGGCCTGGCCGACACCGCGCGGCAGGCCCTGAGGGACCGGGGCACCGATCCGGCGCTGGTCCGCTCGGAGCTGTTCACGGTGGCGGGACCGGCGGAAGGGGTACCGGAGACGGCCGAACCGGCCCCGGCCGGGCAGACCCGTGTCACCGCCCGCCTCGACGGCCGCCACCGCGCCGCCACGTTCCTGCCGAGGGACACGGCGATCCTCGACGCGCTGCTGCGGGCGCACCCCGACGTGCCCTACGCCTGCCGCGAGGGGGTGTGCGGCAGCTGCCGCGCGAAGGTCCTGTCCGGCCGGGTGGCGGCGGAGGGGCAGTACGCCCTGGACGAGGACGACCGTGCCGCCGGCTACACGCTCGTGTGCCGGGCACGACCGAGCACCCCCGAGGTCGCCCTCGACTTCGACGCATGA
- a CDS encoding AMP-binding protein, with translation MWLTQLLERNRQCFPGRTALVDERRSVTWAEFHARTAELARGLADLGIARGDRVAVLSKDRVEVLESYFALARLGALFVPLNHSLAVPEVTGIVERVGAVALLGESELLDRHTELPNSVRIRMAFDKPAFEALGTLSGERDLPVVADTDPIAVLHTSATTGQAKGVTVDSGSFRAIALGWLAVARPTDDIVMVNCCPLYHGSMVVSLTYMAAGATVVLMPGFTPQRALAAVERHRATHMWMVPQMLRFMLQAKAFRGTELSSLREILYGAAPMPPDVYADAVQRLGCGFRQVYGMTEVGGPFVTLGPDEHPAPGDVTARIPCGRVVPGMSARAVDEGGRELPRGAIGEIIVRGPGIMRGYWNDPEATRDITLDGWIRTGDLGFVDEEGRISLVDRTKDVIIRAGQNVYPSEIERALMTHPAVRDTAVVGMPDEDYGEVPLAYVVVEPDTDTGPAELLAHVAGLLAPYKRPRRVEFIEQVPRNPAGKIIKKLLRV, from the coding sequence ATGTGGCTGACACAGCTGCTGGAGCGCAACCGCCAGTGCTTCCCCGGCCGGACGGCGCTGGTGGACGAGCGACGCAGCGTCACCTGGGCCGAGTTCCACGCCCGTACGGCCGAACTGGCACGCGGGCTGGCCGACCTGGGCATCGCACGCGGTGACCGGGTCGCCGTGCTCTCCAAGGACCGGGTCGAGGTCCTGGAGAGCTACTTCGCGCTCGCCCGGCTCGGCGCGCTGTTCGTGCCGCTGAACCACAGCCTGGCCGTGCCCGAGGTCACCGGCATCGTCGAACGCGTCGGGGCGGTGGCCCTCCTCGGCGAGTCGGAACTGCTGGACCGGCACACCGAGCTGCCGAATTCCGTGCGGATCCGGATGGCCTTCGACAAGCCCGCCTTCGAGGCGCTGGGCACCCTGTCCGGCGAGCGGGACCTGCCCGTCGTGGCCGACACCGACCCGATCGCCGTGCTGCACACCTCGGCGACCACCGGGCAGGCCAAGGGTGTCACCGTCGACAGCGGATCGTTCCGGGCCATCGCCCTGGGCTGGCTGGCCGTGGCGCGGCCCACCGACGACATCGTCATGGTCAACTGCTGCCCGCTCTACCACGGCAGCATGGTCGTGTCCCTGACCTACATGGCGGCCGGCGCCACGGTGGTGCTGATGCCCGGCTTCACCCCGCAGCGGGCGCTCGCCGCGGTGGAACGGCACCGTGCCACGCACATGTGGATGGTGCCGCAGATGCTGCGCTTCATGTTGCAGGCCAAGGCGTTCCGCGGCACCGAGCTGTCCTCCCTGCGGGAGATCCTGTACGGCGCCGCTCCGATGCCGCCCGACGTGTACGCCGACGCCGTCCAGCGGCTCGGCTGCGGCTTCCGGCAGGTGTACGGCATGACCGAGGTCGGCGGCCCGTTCGTCACCCTCGGCCCGGACGAGCACCCCGCCCCCGGCGACGTCACCGCTCGCATCCCGTGCGGGAGGGTCGTCCCGGGCATGTCCGCCCGCGCGGTGGACGAGGGCGGCCGGGAGCTGCCGCGCGGCGCCATCGGCGAGATCATCGTGCGCGGGCCGGGGATCATGCGGGGCTACTGGAACGACCCGGAGGCCACCCGCGACATCACCCTCGACGGCTGGATCAGGACGGGCGACCTGGGCTTCGTGGACGAGGAGGGCCGCATCAGCCTCGTGGACCGCACGAAGGACGTCATCATCCGCGCGGGCCAGAACGTGTACCCGTCGGAGATCGAGCGCGCCCTGATGACACACCCGGCGGTGCGCGACACCGCGGTCGTCGGCATGCCCGACGAGGACTACGGCGAGGTTCCTCTGGCGTACGTCGTCGTGGAGCCGGACACGGACACGGGCCCGGCGGAACTGCTGGCGCATGTCGCGGGACTGCTCGCGCCCTACAAGCGCCCGCGACGCGTGGAGTTCATCGAGCAGGTGCCGCGCAACCCCGCGGGAAAGATCATCAAGAAGCTGCTGCGGGTGTGA
- the paaC gene encoding 1,2-phenylacetyl-CoA epoxidase subunit PaaC has product MLRLGDDALVLGQRLCQWITRAPTIEEDLALSNIALDLIGHARTLLTRSGQLDGTGRTEDDLAFTRSDRQFTNALLTELPNEDFAVTVARQLAYTHYAVLHYEALAGCADAELAAFGARAAKEVAFHRLHADRWTRQLGRGTEESARRMRRGLERVWPYTDELFDEDDVVRRLAACGTVPSPAPLRAEWERRVTGVVTEAGLTVPTVSWSARGGRRGLHTERFGPLIAELQSVRRQFPGGTW; this is encoded by the coding sequence CTGCTGCGCCTCGGCGACGACGCCCTCGTCCTCGGGCAGCGCCTGTGTCAGTGGATCACACGCGCGCCGACCATCGAGGAGGACCTGGCGCTGTCCAACATCGCCCTGGACCTGATCGGTCACGCCCGCACCCTGCTCACCCGCAGCGGACAGCTCGACGGGACCGGCCGGACCGAGGACGACCTCGCGTTCACCCGCTCGGACCGCCAGTTCACCAACGCCCTGCTCACGGAGCTGCCCAACGAGGACTTCGCGGTGACCGTGGCCCGGCAACTGGCCTACACGCACTACGCGGTCCTCCACTATGAGGCACTGGCGGGCTGTGCCGACGCCGAACTGGCCGCCTTCGGGGCCCGCGCCGCCAAGGAGGTCGCCTTCCACCGGCTGCACGCGGACCGCTGGACCCGCCAGCTGGGACGCGGCACCGAGGAGAGCGCCCGCCGCATGCGGCGTGGCCTGGAGCGCGTATGGCCCTACACCGACGAACTGTTCGACGAGGACGACGTGGTGCGGCGGCTGGCCGCCTGCGGCACGGTTCCCTCACCGGCGCCCCTGCGCGCGGAGTGGGAACGGCGCGTCACCGGCGTCGTCACCGAAGCGGGGCTCACCGTGCCCACGGTCTCCTGGTCGGCCAGGGGTGGCCGCCGCGGCCTGCACACCGAGCGGTTCGGCCCGCTGATCGCCGAACTCCAGTCGGTGCGCCGCCAGTTCCCCGGAGGCACCTGGTGA
- a CDS encoding 1,2-phenylacetyl-CoA epoxidase subunit B, which yields MSRDREGAPASWEVFLRARRGLAHQHAGSVRAVDPDTALALARDLYARRGDPLSLWVVRSDAVHTASPDERDPYFAGARHKPYRYPEHFAPLTEKGPDGDHAE from the coding sequence ATGAGCCGCGACCGGGAGGGCGCACCGGCGTCCTGGGAGGTCTTCCTGCGGGCCCGTCGAGGTCTGGCCCATCAGCACGCGGGGTCGGTGCGCGCGGTCGACCCGGACACGGCACTGGCGCTGGCCCGCGACCTGTACGCACGCCGCGGTGATCCGCTGTCGCTGTGGGTCGTCCGCTCGGACGCCGTGCACACGGCCTCCCCGGACGAACGCGACCCGTACTTCGCCGGTGCCCGCCACAAGCCCTACCGCTACCCCGAGCACTTCGCGCCGCTGACCGAGAAAGGGCCTGACGGTGACCACGCCGAGTGA
- a CDS encoding SDR family oxidoreductase yields MTTTARHEGKTALVTGGSRGIGRAISHRLAREGALVAVHYGHDLAAAERTVKEIEADGGRAFPVHAELGVPGDADTLWSAFDQALAGQDAPAGLDILVNNAGITVPRPIAQVTEADFDRVFAINAKAPFFIIQRGLERLRDGGRIVNISSVATRVAFPAIVSYTMTKAALDYLTLSLAQELGPRGITVNTVAPGYTETEINPTLSIPEVRRRYSEASVFSRLGDPVDIADVVSFVASEDARWVTGQWLDASGGVHLGV; encoded by the coding sequence TTGACCACCACCGCCCGCCACGAGGGGAAGACCGCCCTGGTCACCGGAGGCAGCCGGGGCATCGGCAGGGCCATCAGCCACCGGCTCGCCCGTGAGGGCGCGCTGGTCGCGGTCCACTACGGCCACGACCTGGCCGCCGCCGAACGGACGGTCAAGGAGATCGAGGCCGACGGCGGCCGCGCCTTCCCCGTCCACGCCGAACTCGGAGTGCCCGGCGACGCCGACACCCTGTGGTCGGCCTTCGACCAGGCCCTGGCCGGGCAGGACGCGCCGGCCGGACTGGACATCCTCGTCAACAACGCCGGCATCACCGTCCCGCGCCCCATCGCCCAGGTGACGGAGGCCGACTTCGACCGGGTCTTCGCGATCAACGCCAAAGCGCCGTTCTTCATCATCCAGCGCGGCCTGGAGCGGCTGCGCGACGGCGGCAGGATCGTGAACATCTCCTCCGTGGCGACCCGCGTCGCCTTCCCGGCGATCGTCTCGTACACCATGACCAAGGCCGCCCTCGACTACCTCACCCTCTCCCTGGCCCAGGAACTGGGCCCCCGGGGCATCACGGTGAACACCGTGGCGCCCGGCTACACCGAGACGGAGATCAACCCCACCCTCAGCATCCCGGAGGTCCGCCGCAGGTACTCCGAGGCCTCCGTGTTCAGCCGGCTCGGCGACCCGGTGGACATCGCCGACGTCGTCTCCTTCGTCGCGAGCGAGGACGCCCGCTGGGTGACCGGTCAGTGGCTCGACGCCTCCGGCGGCGTTCACCTCGGCGTGTGA
- a CDS encoding aminotransferase class V-fold PLP-dependent enzyme, which produces MTTALPAPTALRERAAQLDADDPLAPLRERFLLPPDVVYLDGNSLGPLPAAVPPVLSDVVTRQWGSDLIGSWNANGWWEAPLRVGDAVGALIGAAPGQTVAGDSTSVQLFTALEAAATLRPDRTLLVTDPGHFPTDRYLADAVARRRGLEVRRVSPAGLPEFLDTEGARVAVVSYSPVDFRTGELYDMRALTRAAHEAGALALWDLCHAAGALPLDVDVLGVDLAVGCGYKFLSGGPGAPAFLYVARRHHASLETPLPGWTGHADPFGLGRDYTPAPGIARARIGTPPILSLLALEAALTAFDGVDMTQVRDKSLSLTGFFLRCAEELLTPEGFTPVTPADPGRRGSQVTLRHPHAQGLTVALAQRGVIADMRAPDLLRFGVNALCTSHQDVFTAALRLRDIAHEDAYDPTPPAAGPVT; this is translated from the coding sequence ATGACCACCGCACTCCCGGCACCGACCGCCCTGCGTGAGCGGGCCGCACAGCTCGACGCCGACGACCCCCTGGCCCCGCTCCGTGAGCGGTTCCTGCTCCCGCCGGACGTCGTCTACCTCGACGGCAACTCCCTCGGCCCGCTGCCCGCCGCCGTGCCGCCGGTCCTGTCCGACGTGGTGACGCGCCAGTGGGGGAGCGACCTGATCGGCTCCTGGAACGCCAACGGCTGGTGGGAGGCGCCCCTGCGGGTGGGTGACGCCGTCGGCGCGCTCATCGGGGCCGCGCCGGGGCAGACGGTCGCGGGCGACTCCACCAGCGTGCAGCTGTTCACGGCGCTGGAGGCCGCCGCCACGCTCCGCCCGGACCGGACCCTGCTGGTCACCGACCCCGGTCACTTCCCGACCGACCGCTACCTGGCGGACGCGGTCGCCCGCCGCCGGGGTCTCGAAGTACGCCGGGTCTCCCCGGCCGGGCTGCCGGAGTTCCTCGACACCGAGGGCGCCCGGGTCGCGGTCGTCAGCTACTCGCCCGTCGACTTCCGCACCGGCGAGCTGTACGACATGCGGGCGCTGACCCGGGCCGCGCACGAGGCGGGTGCTCTCGCGCTGTGGGACCTGTGCCACGCGGCCGGAGCGCTGCCCCTCGACGTCGACGTCCTCGGTGTGGACCTGGCCGTGGGCTGCGGCTACAAGTTCCTCTCCGGCGGCCCCGGCGCCCCCGCCTTCCTGTACGTGGCACGCCGTCACCACGCGTCGCTGGAGACGCCGCTGCCCGGCTGGACCGGCCACGCCGATCCGTTCGGCCTGGGCCGGGACTACACGCCCGCCCCGGGCATCGCCCGCGCCCGCATCGGCACCCCGCCGATCCTGTCCCTGCTCGCCCTCGAAGCGGCCCTCACCGCCTTCGACGGCGTCGACATGACCCAGGTCCGCGACAAGAGCCTGTCGTTGACGGGCTTCTTCCTGCGCTGCGCGGAGGAACTCCTGACGCCTGAGGGCTTCACCCCCGTCACACCGGCCGACCCCGGCCGCCGCGGCAGCCAGGTCACCCTGCGCCACCCCCACGCGCAGGGACTGACCGTCGCCCTCGCCCAGCGCGGGGTGATCGCCGACATGCGCGCGCCCGACCTGCTGCGGTTCGGCGTCAACGCCCTCTGCACCAGCCATCAGGACGTGTTCACGGCCGCGCTGCGGCTGCGGGACATCGCACACGAGGACGCCTACGACCCGACGCCGCCGGCCGCAGGGCCGGTCACCTGA